Proteins found in one Pempheris klunzingeri isolate RE-2024b chromosome 6, fPemKlu1.hap1, whole genome shotgun sequence genomic segment:
- the LOC139203005 gene encoding calcium/calmodulin-dependent protein kinase type IV-like: MPTSRPGSEPVEFWVDGSRRDGAVEEFYTLSSELGRGATSIVYRCEEKQTQKPFALKVLKKTIDKKIVRTEIGVLLRLSHPNIIQLKEIFETDTDIALVLELVTGGELFDRIVERGYYSERDAAHVIKQILEAVAYLHENGVVHRDLKPENLLYADLSLDAPLKIADFGLSKIIDDQVTMKTVCGTPGYCAPEILRGNAYGPEVDMWSVGVILYILLCGFEPFFDPRGDQYMYSRILNCDYEFVSPWWDDVSLNAKDLVSKLIVLDPHKRLSVREALQHPWVLGKAARFSHMDTTQRKLQEFNARRKLKAAMKAVVATSRMHEGSRRRTDSCEIPGSGTSRQGSMQQDPPPESTSPAPEDKEAPPPDQQPSQEDESKPADQSALSPSPPHSPKPPSSDATPTGPAPTRPPLRADGLRQASVIPKSMPVQPRLPQKSCSVVEPTSREEAPPTLATPPSPNSLSNGFTPGAEPASKTASCQ, from the exons ATGCCGACGTCCCGGCCCGGTTCGGAGCCGGTGGAGTTCTGGGTGGACGGGTCCCGGCGGGACGGGGCGGTGGAGGAGTTCTACACCCTGAGCTCCGAGCTGGGCAG AGGAGCGACGTCCATCGTGTATCGCTGTGAGGAGAAACAGACTCAGAAACCCTTCGCCCTCAAAGTCCTCAAGAAGACG ATTGACAAGAAAATAGTTCGCACAGAAATCGGCGTCCTGCTGCGTCTCTCCCACCCAAACATT ATCCAGCTGAAGGAGATCTTTGAGACGGACACTGACATCGCTCTGGTGCTGGAGCTGGTGACAGGAGGAGAGCTGTTCGACAG GATCGTGGAGCGCGGTTACTACAGCGAGAGAGACGCCGCTCACGTCATCAAACAGATCCTGGAGGCCGTGGCG taTCTACATGAGAACGGCGTCGTGCATCGTGACCTGAAACCAGAGAACCTGCTGTACGCCGACCTGTCGCTGGACGCTCCGCTGAAGATCG CCGACTTTGGTCTCTCCAAGATCATTGATGACCAGGTGACCATGAAGACCGTCTGTGGCACGCCGGGCTACTGCG CTCCAGAGATCCTGCGGGGAAATGCCTACGGCCCCGAGGTGGACATGTGGTCGGTGGGCGTCATCCTCTACATCCT ACTCTGCGGGTTTGAGCCCTTCTTCGACCCGAGGGGGGATCAGTACATGTACAGCCGCATCCTCAACTGCGACTACGAGTTTGTGTCTCCGTGGTGGGACGACGTCTCCCTTAACGCCAAGGATCTG GTCAGTAAGCTGATCGTCCTCGACCCCCACAAGCGCCTCAGCGTTCGGGAGGCCCTGCAGCACCCCTGGGTGCTGGGCAAAGCCGCCCGCTTCTCCCACATGGACACCACCCAGAGGAAACTACAGGAGTTCAACGCTCGACGCAAACTAAAG GCCGCCATGAAGGCTGTCGTGGCCACCAGTCGGATGCACGAGGGCTCGAGGCGTCGAACCGACAGCTGTGAGATCCCTGGTTCAGGGACTTCCAGGCAGGGCAGCATGCAGCAGGACCCGCCTCCTGAGTCAACAAGCCCCGCCCCCGAAGACAAAGAGGCCCCGCCCCCGGATCAGCAGCCGTCACAGGAGGACGAATCAAAGCCCGCAGACCAAAGTGCCCTCAGCCCCTCCCCTCCACACAGTCCCAAACCACCCAGCTCTGATGCCACGCCCACTGGCCCCGCCCCCACCAGACCGCCACTGCGGGCAGACGGGCTACGACAGGCGTCCGTCATCCCCAAATCCATGCCGGTCCAGCCTCGACTGCCGCAGAAGAGCTGCTCCGTGGTAGAGCCCACCTCCAGGGAGGAGGCCCCGCCCACATTGGCCACGCCCCCAAGCCCCAACAGCCTCAGCAACGGCTTCACGCCGGGGGCGGAGCCCGCCAGTAAGACCGCCTCCTGCCAGTGA
- the fam174c gene encoding protein FAM174C codes for MTLHSALSALLVPVSWLLVSAATEATRAAGSTAGPRPAATNSSGLNSTLSGGKSPGPGGLFNGLNVDSSMIQRALYVLIGITMIGVLYFLIRAVRLKRPAQRKKYGLLSNYDDSVEMEAVESDEDDTLYEARSLRR; via the exons ATGACTCTTCACTCGGCCCTGTCGGCGCTTCTTGTCCCGGTCTCTTGGCTCTTGGTGTCCGCGGCCACTGAAGCGACCAGAGCCGCCGGCAGCACCGCGGGGCCCCGGCCCGCCGCGACCAACTCCAGCGGGCTGAACTCCACACTCAGCGGCGGGAAGAGCCCCGGGCCCGGGGGGCTCTTCAACGGCCTCAATGTGGACAGCTCGATGATCCAGAGGGCCCTGTACGTCCTGATCGGCATCACCATGATCGGAGTCCTCTACTTCCTCATCCGAGCTGTGAG GCTGAAGCGGCCGGCCCAGAGGAAGAAGTACGGGCTGCTGTCAAACTACGACGACTCTGTGGAGATGGAGGCCGTGGAGAGCGATGAAGACGACACGCTGTATGAAGCTCGCAGCCTCcgcag ATGA